The Xanthomonas sp. DAR 34887 genome has a segment encoding these proteins:
- a CDS encoding SDR family oxidoreductase gives MTLQGKTLLITGASRGIGLAIALRAARDGANVAIAAKSAVPNPKLPGTIHSAAAAVEAAGGRALALKCDIREEEQVRAAVAATVEAFGGIDILVNNASAIWLRGALDTPMKRFDLMQQVNARGSFLCAQACLPHLLRSANPHILTLAPPPSLDPKWWAPHTGYTLAKMGMSLVTLGLAGEFGPQGVAVNALWPRTLIATEALNMIPGVAAGNGRRPEIMADAAHALLTRTAAGFHGQFLIDDEVLAAIGVTDLSGYALDPAQPLLPDLFLD, from the coding sequence GTGACCTTACAAGGCAAAACCCTCCTAATCACCGGCGCCTCGCGTGGGATCGGTCTGGCGATCGCGCTGCGCGCGGCGCGCGACGGCGCCAATGTGGCGATCGCGGCCAAGTCGGCGGTGCCCAATCCGAAGTTGCCCGGCACCATCCATAGCGCGGCGGCGGCGGTCGAGGCGGCCGGCGGCCGCGCGCTGGCGCTGAAGTGCGACATCCGCGAGGAGGAGCAGGTGCGTGCGGCGGTGGCGGCGACGGTCGAGGCGTTCGGCGGCATCGATATCCTGGTCAACAACGCCAGCGCGATCTGGCTGCGCGGCGCGCTGGATACGCCGATGAAGCGCTTCGACCTGATGCAGCAGGTCAATGCGCGCGGCAGCTTCCTGTGCGCGCAGGCCTGTCTGCCGCACCTGTTGCGCAGCGCCAATCCGCACATTCTGACCCTGGCGCCGCCGCCGTCGCTGGATCCAAAATGGTGGGCGCCGCATACCGGCTACACGCTGGCGAAGATGGGCATGAGCTTGGTGACCCTGGGCCTGGCCGGCGAATTCGGCCCGCAGGGCGTGGCGGTCAATGCGCTGTGGCCGCGCACGCTGATCGCCACCGAAGCGCTGAACATGATTCCCGGTGTCGCCGCGGGCAACGGTCGGCGTCCGGAGATCATGGCCGATGCGGCGCATGCGCTGCTAACGCGCACCGCGGCCGGGTTCCATGGCCAGTTCCTGATCGACGACGAAGTGCTGGCCGCGATCGGAGTGACCGATCTGTCCGGCTACGCGCTGGATCCGGCGCAGCCGTTGTTGCCGGATCTGTTCCTGGATTGA
- a CDS encoding ROK family transcriptional regulator, producing the protein MPAPVAVSLPRAARSVHATQADLSDNERRMLDSLRLFGTVTRADLSRITGLTVQSAVRLIDGLAERGLVLIGASLAHGGRGKPGAAIALNPAHGHTVGYSIATDALSLALLDFSGQVRATAEHPLRSTEPAALLAQLREADAALLAEAGRGLGPRLGAGVAMTGFFVDGAQHMNPPDPLRALGELSIGDWLADALRLPVWVDNDGSVAAVGESLLGVGRQYRDFAYLYFSYGLGGGVVIDGACLRGAHGNAGEFAGMLPGPGLERGTLELLRQMLIEDGVVLPDVRALVAAYDPSWPTIERWIARAVPGLSLIVSAITAVFDPQAVVFGGRLPRDLALRLIPQLRIDNQPRRGQARPLPVLLPAAAMADASAVGAATLPLKACYFR; encoded by the coding sequence ATGCCCGCTCCCGTCGCCGTTTCGCTGCCGCGCGCTGCCCGCTCCGTCCACGCCACGCAGGCCGATCTGAGCGACAACGAGCGGCGCATGCTCGACAGCCTGCGCCTGTTCGGCACCGTCACCCGTGCCGACCTCAGCCGCATCACCGGATTGACCGTGCAGTCGGCGGTGCGCCTGATCGACGGCCTGGCCGAACGCGGGCTGGTGCTGATCGGCGCCTCGCTGGCGCACGGCGGCCGCGGCAAGCCGGGCGCGGCGATCGCGCTCAATCCCGCGCACGGCCATACCGTCGGTTACTCGATCGCCACCGACGCGCTGTCGCTGGCGCTGCTGGATTTCAGCGGCCAGGTCCGCGCCACCGCCGAGCATCCGCTGCGCTCGACCGAGCCGGCCGCCTTGCTGGCGCAGTTGCGCGAGGCCGACGCGGCGCTGCTGGCCGAGGCCGGACGCGGCCTCGGGCCGCGGCTGGGCGCGGGCGTGGCGATGACCGGATTTTTCGTCGATGGTGCCCAGCACATGAACCCGCCCGATCCGCTGCGCGCGTTGGGCGAACTGTCGATCGGCGACTGGCTGGCCGACGCGCTGCGCCTGCCGGTGTGGGTGGACAACGACGGCAGCGTCGCCGCGGTCGGCGAAAGCCTGCTCGGCGTCGGCCGCCAGTACCGCGATTTCGCCTATCTGTATTTCAGCTACGGCCTCGGCGGCGGCGTGGTGATTGACGGCGCCTGCCTGCGCGGCGCGCACGGCAACGCCGGCGAATTCGCCGGCATGCTGCCGGGACCGGGCCTGGAGCGCGGCACGCTGGAGTTGCTGCGGCAGATGCTGATCGAGGACGGGGTGGTGCTGCCCGACGTGCGCGCGCTGGTGGCCGCCTACGATCCGTCCTGGCCGACGATCGAGCGCTGGATCGCGCGCGCGGTGCCGGGCCTGTCGCTGATCGTCTCGGCGATCACCGCGGTGTTCGATCCGCAGGCGGTGGTGTTCGGCGGACGCCTGCCGCGGGATCTGGCGCTGCGCCTGATCCCGCAGCTGCGCATCGACAACCAGCCGCGGCGCGGCCAGGCGCGGCCGCTGCCGGTGCTGCTGCCGGCCGCGGCGATGGCCGACGCCAGCGCGGTCGGCGCGGCGACGCTGCCGTTGAAGGCCTGTTACTTCCGCTGA
- a CDS encoding bifunctional DedA family/phosphatase PAP2 family protein translates to MNASWIDATLEWVAAHPILAGVVIFAIAFCDAVIVLGTIVPALPLLFAIGVLIGLGQISGPYAVISAALGALAGDALSYWVGHRWGHQLRNYWPFKRYPQLLDRGEAMFRRNAFKSILVARYVGAIRPFVPAVAGMMKMPLRRYFIASGVAAVSWALLFLGPGWLLGQAYDAVAAVAGRLFLVLGLLVLALGLVWAIVLYGYRWSAGHMDALLARGLDWSRRHPVLGRYSIAAFDPQRRESVPLAMLAVMLLALGWGWFALLMVVVGHGEPLRLDLAVHDLMLALRNPLADYPMTALASLGDWQVLVPATTLGLVYLIWRQRWMAAAHWLAALAFGLALTKLLGTTVHVVRPPAASSGFGFPSVAVTMATISFGFFAVLIARELPGRSRVWPYLLSGVVVTLIGFARLYLGAHWLSDVVGGMLFGIFWLLVLGIAYRRRFNRAFWMKPLAWLFYGGFVAAALWYAPRNLERKLAKFEPPPPVLMDLAASTWWQDEWRLLPSRRNEFDDDQRWPLDLQVAGPLAPLQRQLEAAGWRVQPQAGWQQALQLLDYKTQAERVPVLPATLDTQVESLLMLRSGPRPGELYALRLWPAPARLQPGDVPLWLGSAQSLRYERHFNLIGLWRPLRGADPALNAVTDALHALPTRRDMHRPSDVPVLLVRSEGEAPPAAP, encoded by the coding sequence ATGAATGCATCATGGATCGACGCCACGCTGGAGTGGGTCGCAGCGCATCCCATCCTGGCCGGCGTGGTCATCTTCGCGATCGCGTTCTGCGACGCGGTCATCGTGCTGGGCACCATCGTGCCGGCGCTGCCGCTGCTGTTCGCGATCGGCGTGCTGATCGGACTCGGCCAGATTTCCGGCCCGTATGCGGTCATCAGTGCAGCGCTCGGCGCACTGGCCGGCGACGCGCTCAGCTACTGGGTCGGCCATCGCTGGGGTCACCAGCTGCGCAACTACTGGCCGTTCAAGCGCTACCCGCAGCTGCTGGACCGCGGCGAGGCGATGTTCCGCCGCAACGCCTTCAAGAGCATCCTGGTGGCGCGCTACGTCGGCGCGATCCGCCCGTTCGTGCCGGCCGTGGCCGGCATGATGAAGATGCCGCTGCGCCGCTATTTCATCGCCAGCGGCGTGGCCGCGGTGAGCTGGGCGCTGCTGTTCCTGGGCCCGGGCTGGCTGCTCGGCCAGGCCTACGACGCGGTCGCCGCGGTCGCCGGCCGCCTGTTCCTGGTGCTGGGGCTGCTGGTGCTGGCGCTGGGCCTGGTGTGGGCGATCGTGCTGTACGGCTATCGCTGGTCGGCCGGGCACATGGACGCGTTGCTGGCGCGCGGCCTGGACTGGTCGCGCCGGCACCCGGTGCTGGGCCGCTATTCGATCGCCGCGTTCGACCCGCAACGGCGCGAGTCGGTGCCGCTGGCGATGCTGGCGGTGATGCTGCTGGCGCTGGGCTGGGGCTGGTTCGCGCTGCTGATGGTGGTGGTCGGCCACGGCGAGCCGCTGCGGCTTGACCTGGCTGTGCACGATCTGATGCTGGCGCTGCGCAACCCGCTGGCCGACTACCCGATGACCGCGCTGGCCTCGCTCGGCGACTGGCAGGTGCTGGTGCCGGCCACCACCCTGGGCCTGGTCTACCTGATCTGGCGCCAGCGCTGGATGGCCGCGGCGCACTGGCTGGCGGCACTGGCCTTCGGCCTGGCCCTGACCAAGCTGCTCGGCACCACGGTGCACGTGGTGCGTCCGCCGGCGGCCAGCAGCGGTTTCGGCTTTCCCTCGGTGGCGGTGACCATGGCCACGATCAGCTTCGGCTTCTTCGCCGTGCTGATCGCGCGCGAGCTGCCCGGGCGCTCGCGGGTGTGGCCGTACCTGCTGTCGGGCGTGGTGGTGACCTTGATCGGCTTCGCCCGCCTGTACCTGGGCGCGCACTGGCTCAGCGACGTGGTCGGCGGCATGCTGTTCGGCATCTTCTGGCTGCTGGTGCTGGGCATCGCCTACCGCCGCCGCTTCAACCGCGCGTTCTGGATGAAGCCGCTGGCCTGGTTGTTCTATGGCGGCTTCGTCGCCGCGGCACTGTGGTACGCGCCGCGCAACCTGGAGCGGAAACTGGCCAAGTTCGAACCGCCGCCGCCGGTGCTGATGGACCTGGCGGCCAGCACCTGGTGGCAGGACGAATGGCGGCTGCTGCCGTCGCGGCGCAACGAGTTCGACGACGACCAGCGCTGGCCGCTGGACCTGCAGGTGGCCGGCCCGCTGGCGCCGCTGCAGCGCCAGCTCGAAGCCGCCGGCTGGCGCGTGCAGCCGCAAGCCGGCTGGCAGCAGGCGCTGCAGTTGCTCGACTACAAGACCCAGGCCGAACGCGTCCCGGTGCTGCCGGCCACGCTGGACACCCAGGTGGAATCGCTGCTGATGCTGCGCAGCGGCCCGCGCCCCGGCGAACTCTATGCCTTGCGCCTGTGGCCGGCTCCGGCGCGGCTGCAACCGGGCGACGTGCCGCTGTGGCTGGGCAGCGCGCAGAGCCTGCGCTACGAACGCCACTTCAACCTGATCGGCCTGTGGCGCCCGCTGCGCGGCGCCGATCCGGCACTCAACGCGGTCACCGACGCATTGCACGCGCTGCCCACGCGCAGGGACATGCATCGCCCGTCGGATGTGCCGGTATTGCTGGTGCGCAGCGAGGGCGAGGCGCCGCCTGCCGCGCCCTGA
- a CDS encoding serine/threonine-protein kinase has protein sequence MTRAPAASTHILKSDSFGRILLVREAGGHGERVFVRRDLTAAPWWLRLPAWWLARREALALRQLDGMAATPQLRGWDGTFLDRSYLAGDAMYQRPPRGDLAYFRAARRLLQQVHRRGVAHNDLAKEANWLVLEDGSPALIDFQLAVRGAPRSRWMRLLAREDLRHLLKHKRMYCRQALTPVEQRLLKRHSWVRELWFATGKPVYRFVTRRILKWEDNEGQGPKP, from the coding sequence ATGACACGCGCGCCGGCCGCTTCCACCCACATCCTCAAGTCCGACAGCTTCGGGCGCATCCTGCTGGTGCGCGAGGCCGGCGGCCACGGCGAGCGCGTGTTCGTGCGCCGCGACCTGACCGCCGCGCCATGGTGGCTGCGCCTGCCGGCGTGGTGGCTGGCGCGGCGCGAGGCGCTGGCGTTGCGGCAGTTGGACGGGATGGCGGCGACGCCGCAGCTGCGCGGCTGGGACGGCACCTTCCTGGACCGCAGCTATCTGGCCGGCGATGCGATGTACCAGCGCCCGCCGCGCGGCGACCTGGCCTACTTCCGCGCCGCACGGCGCCTGCTGCAGCAGGTGCACCGGCGCGGCGTGGCGCACAACGATCTGGCCAAGGAAGCGAACTGGCTGGTGCTGGAAGACGGCAGCCCGGCGCTGATCGACTTCCAACTGGCGGTGCGCGGCGCGCCGCGTTCGCGCTGGATGCGGCTGCTGGCGCGCGAGGACCTGCGCCACCTGCTCAAGCACAAGCGCATGTACTGCCGGCAGGCGCTGACCCCGGTCGAACAGCGCCTGCTCAAACGCCACTCCTGGGTGCGCGAACTGTGGTTCGCCACCGGCAAGCCGGTCTACCGCTTCGTCACCCGGCGCATTCTGAAGTGGGAAGATAATGAGGGGCAGGGGCCGAAGCCCTGA
- the mpl gene encoding UDP-N-acetylmuramate:L-alanyl-gamma-D-glutamyl-meso-diaminopimelate ligase — protein MSKIHILGIAGTFMGGVAALARELGDEVEGSDQAIYPPMSTQLEQLGIALKQGYLPEHIAADCAQVIVGNALSRGNAAVEAVLDSGRAYTSGAQWLSERVLPGRDTLAVAGTHGKTTTTSILTWLLQAAGREPGFLIGGVAEDFGVSARLGRPVAELSSIASRQLLPEGEGDQVQDLADRPLFVVEADEYDTAFFDKRSKFVHYRPLVAILNNLEYDHADIFPDVAAIQRQFHHLVRTVPRRGRLIVNGEDAHLREVLAMGCWTPVERFGFDPAFEWSARLLAADGSHFAVLHQGQQLGEVRWPLLGRHNVMNALAALAAVHAVGVTPAQVMPALAQFRSVKRRLEVLGQAQGITVYDDFAHHPTAIRTTLEGLRAKVGAARIVVAMEPRSNSMRLGAHADALAPALDAADAVVFLQRPELAWDAGKVIAAVRGQACAAADVDALLAALQAQARAGDHVVFMSNGGFDGAPRRFLAALQCA, from the coding sequence ATGAGCAAGATCCATATTCTCGGCATCGCCGGTACGTTCATGGGCGGTGTCGCCGCGTTGGCGCGCGAACTCGGCGATGAGGTCGAAGGCAGCGACCAGGCGATCTACCCGCCGATGTCCACGCAACTGGAACAGCTGGGCATCGCGCTGAAGCAGGGTTACCTGCCCGAACACATCGCGGCCGACTGCGCGCAGGTGATCGTCGGCAATGCGCTGTCGCGCGGCAATGCCGCGGTCGAGGCGGTGCTGGATTCCGGTCGCGCCTACACCTCCGGCGCACAGTGGCTGAGCGAGCGGGTGCTGCCCGGGCGCGATACGCTGGCGGTGGCCGGCACCCACGGCAAGACCACCACGACCAGCATCCTGACCTGGCTGCTGCAGGCGGCCGGCCGCGAGCCCGGGTTCCTGATCGGCGGCGTGGCCGAGGATTTCGGCGTGTCCGCGCGTTTGGGGCGTCCGGTTGCCGAACTCTCATCCATCGCTTCGCGCCAGCTTCTCCCGGAGGGAGAAGGAGATCAGGTGCAGGACCTGGCGGACCGGCCGTTGTTCGTTGTGGAAGCCGACGAATACGACACCGCGTTCTTCGACAAGCGCAGCAAGTTCGTGCACTACCGGCCGCTGGTGGCGATCCTCAACAACCTCGAGTACGACCACGCCGACATCTTTCCGGATGTCGCCGCGATCCAGCGCCAGTTCCACCATCTGGTGCGCACCGTGCCGCGGCGCGGGCGGCTGATCGTCAACGGCGAGGACGCGCATCTGCGCGAGGTGTTGGCGATGGGCTGCTGGACGCCGGTGGAGCGCTTCGGGTTCGATCCGGCGTTCGAATGGAGCGCGCGCCTGCTCGCGGCCGACGGCAGCCATTTCGCTGTCTTGCATCAAGGCCAGCAACTGGGCGAAGTGCGCTGGCCGTTGCTCGGCCGGCACAACGTGATGAACGCGTTGGCCGCGTTGGCCGCGGTACACGCTGTAGGGGTGACGCCGGCGCAGGTGATGCCGGCGCTGGCGCAGTTCCGCAGCGTCAAGCGACGCCTGGAAGTGCTGGGCCAGGCGCAGGGCATCACCGTCTACGACGATTTCGCGCATCACCCCACCGCGATCCGCACCACCCTGGAAGGCTTGCGCGCCAAAGTGGGCGCGGCGCGCATCGTGGTGGCGATGGAACCGCGCAGCAATTCGATGCGGCTGGGCGCGCATGCCGATGCGCTGGCGCCGGCGCTGGACGCGGCCGATGCGGTGGTGTTCCTGCAACGGCCGGAGCTGGCCTGGGATGCCGGCAAGGTGATCGCGGCGGTCCGCGGCCAGGCCTGTGCCGCCGCGGACGTGGACGCGTTGCTGGCGGCGCTGCAGGCGCAGGCGCGCGCCGGCGACCACGTGGTGTTCATGTCCAACGGCGGCTTCGACGGCGCGCCGCGGCGCTTCCTGGCGGCGTTGCAATGCGCGTAG
- a CDS encoding acetylornithine transaminase yields MTASSAADLLALGQHYYLPIYRPRQLVLERGQGAKVWDSEGRDYIDLSAGIAVCGLGHNDPDLTAALLEQAGKLWHTSNVFYSEPPLRLAEELVAASRFAQRVFLCNSGSEANEAAIKLVRKWAASQGRAPDRRVIVTFRGSFHGRTLAAVTATAQPKYQEGYEPLPGGFRYVDFNDIVQLETAMAAGDVAAVMLEPVQGEGGVMPAAPGFLAKVRALCDHHGALLLLDEIQCGMGRTGTLFAHWQDEVTPDIVTLAKALGGGFPIGALLAGPKVAETMQFGAHGSTFGGNPLAAAVARVALRKLASAPVAANVSRQAAALRQGLAALNEEFALFSQVRGRGLMLGAVLNQAHAGQAGAILDHAAAQGLLTLQAGPDVLRFVPSLNITDQEMAEGLKRLRAALQEYVGKR; encoded by the coding sequence ATGACCGCTTCCTCCGCCGCGGATCTGCTCGCCCTCGGCCAGCACTACTACCTGCCGATCTATCGCCCGCGCCAGCTGGTGCTGGAGCGCGGCCAGGGCGCCAAGGTGTGGGACAGCGAAGGCCGCGACTACATCGACCTGTCCGCGGGCATCGCGGTGTGCGGGCTCGGCCACAACGATCCGGACCTGACGGCGGCGCTGCTAGAGCAGGCCGGCAAGCTGTGGCACACCAGCAACGTGTTCTACAGCGAGCCGCCGCTGCGCCTGGCCGAGGAACTGGTCGCCGCATCGCGCTTCGCGCAGCGGGTGTTCCTGTGCAATTCCGGCAGCGAGGCCAACGAGGCGGCGATCAAGCTGGTGCGCAAGTGGGCCGCCAGCCAGGGCCGTGCGCCGGACCGGCGGGTCATCGTCACCTTCCGCGGCAGTTTCCACGGCCGCACCCTGGCCGCGGTCACCGCCACCGCGCAGCCGAAGTACCAGGAGGGCTACGAGCCCCTGCCCGGCGGTTTTCGTTATGTGGACTTCAACGACATCGTGCAGCTGGAAACGGCGATGGCCGCCGGCGACGTGGCCGCGGTGATGCTCGAGCCGGTGCAGGGCGAGGGCGGGGTGATGCCGGCCGCGCCGGGCTTCCTGGCAAAGGTGCGCGCGCTGTGCGATCACCATGGCGCGTTGCTGCTGCTGGACGAGATCCAGTGCGGCATGGGCCGCACCGGCACGCTGTTCGCGCACTGGCAGGACGAGGTGACGCCGGACATCGTGACGCTGGCCAAGGCGCTGGGCGGCGGTTTTCCGATCGGCGCGCTGCTGGCCGGGCCGAAGGTCGCCGAGACGATGCAGTTCGGTGCGCATGGCAGTACGTTCGGCGGCAATCCGCTGGCTGCGGCGGTGGCGCGCGTCGCGCTGCGCAAGCTGGCGTCTGCGCCGGTCGCGGCGAATGTGTCGCGGCAGGCGGCGGCGTTGCGGCAGGGGCTGGCAGCGCTCAACGAGGAGTTCGCGCTGTTTTCGCAGGTGCGTGGGCGTGGCTTGATGCTGGGCGCGGTGTTGAATCAGGCGCATGCGGGGCAGGCTGGGGCGATTCTCGATCATGCCGCTGCGCAGGGGTTGTTGACGTTGCAGGCTGGGCCGGATGTGTTGCGGTTCGTGCCTTCGTTGAATATCACCGATCAGGAAATGGCTGAGGGGTTGAAGCGGTTGCGGGCGGCATTGCAGGAGTATGTCGGGAAGCGTTGA
- a CDS encoding ion transporter produces MRLFTNPQLAPAREHGWRRRWFDIIYRHDTRPARNFDLLLVAAIVASVAVIMVDSVPALHARYAGYIYVLEWVFTALFTAEYALRLMTVQRPLRYALSFWGVIDLLSILPTYISFLLPGAQTLLVVRVLRVLRLFRILKLTRYVEESSLLIDALWRSRRKVFVFLFTVITLVVIFGALMYVVEGPANGFTSIPTAMYWAVVTMATVGFGDIAPLTPLGRAITSVLILIGYSIIAVPTGIYTAELANSLRDADRSRAPDRRTCARCGLQGHERSAGYCRGCGQALPDSAS; encoded by the coding sequence ATGCGACTGTTCACCAATCCCCAGCTCGCCCCCGCACGCGAGCACGGCTGGCGGCGGCGCTGGTTCGACATCATCTATCGGCACGACACCCGGCCGGCGCGCAATTTCGATCTGCTGCTGGTCGCGGCGATCGTCGCCAGCGTCGCGGTGATCATGGTCGACAGCGTCCCGGCGCTGCACGCGCGCTACGCCGGCTACATCTACGTGCTGGAGTGGGTCTTCACCGCGCTGTTCACCGCCGAGTACGCGTTGCGCCTGATGACGGTGCAGCGGCCGCTGCGCTATGCGCTGAGCTTCTGGGGCGTGATCGATCTGCTCTCGATCCTGCCCACCTACATCTCGTTCCTGCTGCCCGGCGCGCAGACGCTGTTGGTGGTGCGGGTGCTGCGGGTGCTGCGGCTGTTCCGCATCCTCAAGCTGACCCGCTACGTCGAGGAAAGCAGCCTGCTGATCGATGCGCTATGGCGCAGCCGGCGCAAGGTGTTCGTGTTCCTGTTCACCGTGATCACGCTGGTGGTGATCTTCGGTGCGCTGATGTACGTGGTGGAAGGGCCGGCCAACGGCTTCACCAGCATTCCCACCGCCATGTACTGGGCGGTGGTGACCATGGCCACGGTCGGTTTCGGCGATATCGCGCCGCTCACGCCGCTGGGCCGCGCCATCACCTCGGTGCTGATCCTGATCGGCTACAGCATCATCGCCGTGCCCACCGGGATCTACACCGCCGAACTGGCCAACAGCCTGCGCGACGCCGACCGCAGCCGCGCGCCGGATCGACGCACCTGCGCGCGCTGCGGCCTGCAAGGCCACGAGCGCAGCGCCGGCTATTGCCGGGGTTGCGGCCAGGCGTTGCCCGATTCCGCGTCCTGA
- a CDS encoding glycosyltransferase, with amino-acid sequence MSSSSPTALQAAPTVSVVICTLNEHEAIGPVLRELAAHLRHIDYEAIVVDDSDDERTAQAVAMHAATDPAVRLVRRRGGRGLASAAIAGWDSARGRCLALMDGDGQHDPALIARMLRRMQESEAEVVVASRYLDTGDSGLGRCRHALSRVGVRLSQALLGLGVADPMSGCFLMRRSWYRQVRPQLSGVGFKILVDVLASARRRPYVAQVPTRLRSRRGGASKLDARVVAELAALLLEKRTRGWLPARMSLFFAVGCSGVGVHLLALGALLLSGVAFWLAQLLAICAAMAWNFLCNNLLTFRDRRLSGMRLLRGMAMFYAACFGGAILSELIGSGLHALQWPWWLAGAAGALAAGGWNYYAAKRTAWRPAHAAADAAPCGESAAPSPLAMKE; translated from the coding sequence ATGTCCTCGTCTTCGCCCACCGCACTGCAGGCCGCGCCGACGGTGTCCGTCGTCATCTGCACCTTGAACGAACACGAGGCGATCGGCCCGGTGCTGCGCGAACTCGCCGCGCACCTGCGCCATATCGACTACGAAGCGATCGTGGTGGACGACTCCGACGACGAGCGCACCGCGCAGGCGGTGGCCATGCACGCGGCCACCGACCCGGCGGTGCGCCTGGTGCGCCGGCGCGGCGGACGCGGCCTGGCCTCGGCGGCGATCGCCGGGTGGGACAGCGCCCGCGGCCGCTGCCTGGCGCTCATGGACGGCGACGGCCAGCACGATCCGGCGCTGATCGCGCGGATGTTGCGGCGCATGCAGGAGAGCGAAGCCGAGGTGGTGGTGGCCAGCCGCTATCTGGACACGGGCGATTCCGGGCTGGGCCGCTGCCGGCATGCGCTCAGCCGTGTCGGCGTGCGCCTGAGCCAGGCGTTGCTGGGGCTGGGCGTGGCCGATCCGATGAGCGGCTGCTTCCTGATGCGGCGATCCTGGTACCGGCAGGTGCGGCCGCAGCTGTCGGGCGTCGGCTTCAAGATCCTGGTCGACGTGCTGGCCTCGGCGCGGCGGCGTCCCTACGTCGCGCAGGTGCCGACGCGGCTGCGCAGCCGCCGCGGCGGCGCCTCCAAGCTCGACGCGCGGGTGGTCGCCGAACTGGCCGCGCTGCTGCTGGAGAAACGCACGCGCGGCTGGCTGCCGGCGCGGATGAGCCTGTTCTTCGCGGTCGGCTGCAGCGGCGTGGGCGTGCATCTGCTGGCGCTGGGCGCGCTGCTGCTGTCCGGCGTGGCGTTCTGGCTGGCGCAGTTGCTGGCGATCTGCGCGGCGATGGCCTGGAATTTCCTGTGCAACAACCTGTTGACCTTCCGCGACCGGCGCCTGAGCGGCATGCGCCTGCTGCGCGGCATGGCGATGTTCTATGCGGCCTGTTTCGGCGGCGCCATCCTCAGCGAGCTGATCGGCAGCGGCCTGCATGCGCTGCAGTGGCCGTGGTGGCTGGCCGGCGCGGCCGGCGCCCTGGCCGCGGGCGGCTGGAACTACTACGCGGCCAAGCGCACCGCATGGCGCCCCGCGCATGCGGCGGCGGATGCTGCGCCGTGCGGCGAGAGCGCCGCGCCGTCGCCGCTGGCGATGAAGGAATGA
- a CDS encoding LON peptidase substrate-binding domain-containing protein yields MSDERSTLALFPLHAVLLPGASIKLRVFERRYLDMVRDCGRSGGGFGVCLILEGAETGVPAVLAAYGTEARIVDFDVGADGVLVLSLRGERRFHVLRSRVRDNGLVVGDVRWREPDEDDELRPQHALLSTVLDSILDQAADVYPVAGPRLLDQAAWVGWRLAELLPLAERQRLALLQEDDPHERLEQLLSWIP; encoded by the coding sequence ATGAGCGACGAGCGCAGCACGCTGGCGTTGTTCCCGCTGCATGCGGTGCTGCTGCCGGGTGCCTCGATCAAACTGCGCGTGTTCGAACGCCGCTACCTGGACATGGTGCGCGATTGCGGTCGCAGCGGCGGCGGCTTCGGCGTATGCCTGATTCTGGAGGGCGCCGAAACCGGCGTCCCGGCGGTACTGGCGGCGTACGGCACCGAGGCGCGCATCGTCGATTTCGATGTCGGTGCCGACGGCGTGCTGGTGCTGAGCCTGCGCGGCGAACGCCGCTTCCATGTGCTGCGCAGCCGGGTCCGCGACAACGGCCTGGTGGTCGGCGACGTGCGCTGGCGCGAGCCGGACGAGGACGACGAGTTGCGGCCGCAGCACGCGCTGTTGTCGACCGTGCTGGACAGCATCCTGGACCAGGCCGCCGACGTGTATCCGGTGGCCGGCCCGCGCCTGCTCGACCAGGCCGCCTGGGTCGGCTGGCGCCTGGCCGAACTGTTGCCGCTGGCCGAGCGCCAGCGCCTGGCGCTGTTGCAGGAGGACGATCCGCACGAGCGGCTGGAGCAGTTGTTGTCCTGGATTCCTTGA
- a CDS encoding VOC family protein, with translation MKYLHAMIRVHDLDKTSKFFTEGLGLSETRRIENEAGKFTLVYFGAPENPEAEVELTYNWGSDEDYGSARNFGHLAFEVDDIHAICAHLQAQGVVINRPPRDGRMAFVRSPDLISIELLQKGEALAPAEPWASMPNTGVW, from the coding sequence ATGAAATACCTGCACGCCATGATCCGCGTCCACGATCTGGACAAGACCAGCAAGTTCTTCACCGAAGGTCTGGGCCTGAGCGAAACCCGGCGCATCGAGAACGAAGCCGGCAAGTTCACCCTGGTGTATTTCGGCGCGCCGGAGAACCCGGAAGCCGAAGTCGAGCTGACCTACAACTGGGGCTCGGACGAGGACTACGGCAGCGCGCGCAACTTCGGCCACCTGGCGTTCGAGGTCGACGACATCCACGCGATCTGCGCGCATCTGCAGGCGCAGGGCGTCGTCATCAACCGCCCGCCGCGCGATGGCCGCATGGCCTTCGTGCGCAGCCCGGACCTGATCTCGATCGAACTGCTGCAGAAGGGCGAGGCGCTGGCCCCGGCCGAGCCGTGGGCATCGATGCCCAACACCGGCGTGTGGTGA